One segment of Mycoplasma sp. E35C DNA contains the following:
- a CDS encoding O-methyltransferase, with amino-acid sequence MKDTLNKFKTLNLELKIPIMRDDNLINLVNKLSSLSIKTVLEIGTGIGFSSMYLIEHLNYLEIDTVEKDLARYQLASKHLEQYQNIKCINADCYDFLPSKKYDLIILDGPKGKQIDLFNKFINYLNPNGLVVIDNFYLKNIKPDNKLYQKNILWQQYVHNLDKNKYDVEIDQSGDGVVYVFSKPSTNI; translated from the coding sequence ATGAAAGATACGCTAAATAAATTTAAAACATTAAATCTTGAACTAAAGATTCCAATTATGCGTGATGATAATTTAATTAACTTGGTTAATAAATTATCATCTTTGTCTATTAAAACTGTTTTAGAAATTGGAACAGGTATTGGTTTTAGTTCGATGTATTTAATTGAACATTTAAATTATTTAGAAATTGACACTGTTGAAAAAGATTTAGCTAGATATCAATTAGCATCAAAACATTTAGAACAATACCAAAACATTAAATGTATTAATGCTGACTGTTATGATTTTTTACCATCTAAAAAATACGATCTAATTATCTTAGATGGACCAAAAGGCAAACAAATTGATTTGTTTAATAAATTTATCAATTACCTTAATCCGAACGGATTAGTTGTTATTGATAATTTTTATTTAAAAAACATTAAACCTGATAATAAGCTTTATCAAAAGAACATATTGTGACAACAATATGTTCATAATTTAGATAAAAATAAATATGATGTAGAAATTGATCAATCAGGTGATGGAGTAGTTTATGTATTTAGTAAGCCAAGCACAAACATTTAA
- a CDS encoding U32 family peptidase: MYLVSQAQTFNQAKKFIDEKIDCILVGYENFALRCTNTLNYDQLKDLVTYRNQQKSLSKIFVLVNSFIFENQLEDLEKALVKLAELKVDKVYFQDYAIVQIIREKQLNLEVAYHSETMLTSYGQFDFFIENKINHLVLARELFMNEVKQMHEHKKSLSLEMQVQGYAFFMHSRWKMISNFEAYARIQENLSSKKQLWIREALRKYPNAIYEDEFGTHMFTGYIMCAIKHLKELHEHKIDYVRIDSIMIDETVHEKITLIYQNIINKLRNNEIIQDQLIDEKYEEIQQLCKPIEIASGFFGGMKEIKHLIKEEGDKEEK, from the coding sequence ATGTATTTAGTAAGCCAAGCACAAACATTTAACCAAGCTAAAAAATTTATTGATGAAAAGATTGATTGTATCTTAGTTGGTTATGAAAACTTTGCTTTAAGATGCACAAACACTTTAAATTATGATCAATTAAAAGATCTAGTTACTTATAGAAATCAACAAAAATCATTAAGTAAAATCTTTGTTTTAGTTAATAGTTTTATTTTTGAAAATCAGCTAGAAGATTTAGAAAAAGCCTTAGTTAAATTAGCTGAATTAAAAGTTGATAAAGTTTATTTCCAAGATTATGCAATTGTGCAAATTATTCGAGAAAAACAGCTAAATTTAGAAGTTGCTTATCATTCTGAAACGATGCTAACTTCGTATGGTCAATTTGATTTTTTTATTGAAAATAAAATCAATCATTTAGTGCTTGCCAGAGAACTATTCATGAACGAAGTTAAGCAAATGCATGAACATAAAAAAAGTTTAAGTTTAGAAATGCAAGTGCAAGGTTATGCTTTCTTCATGCATTCAAGATGGAAGATGATATCAAACTTTGAAGCGTATGCTAGAATTCAAGAAAACCTTTCATCTAAGAAACAATTATGAATTAGAGAAGCATTAAGAAAATATCCGAATGCGATTTATGAAGATGAATTTGGTACACACATGTTTACTGGTTATATTATGTGTGCAATCAAACATCTTAAAGAACTACATGAACATAAAATTGATTATGTGAGAATCGATTCAATTATGATTGATGAAACAGTTCATGAAAAAATCACTTTAATTTATCAAAACATAATTAACAAATTAAGAAATAATGAAATCATACAAGATCAATTAATTGATGAAAAATACGAAGAAATCCAACAATTATGTAAACCAATTGAAATTGCTTCAGGGTTCTTTGGTGGTATGAAAGAAATCAAACACTTAATTAAAGAAGAAGGTGATAAGGAAGAAAAATAA
- a CDS encoding U32 family peptidase: protein MKYELLAPAGDVQKAMFAIDYGADAVFLGAKAYSLRSSASNFFFKDIKEIVDYAHERNKKIYITVNVVCHNPLVKGYANFIKSLAETGVDGLIVADPFIIHHTRKHFPNLDLHLSTQQSVTNSKSALFWKNNGLTRVVLAREVTMNELELLMKNLNNQVEIEYFIHGAVCIAFSGRCMMSNNWSLRDANVGGCAQSCRWKYDLKDENNEQYSDSFTMSPKDMALIDEIKKLMELGVASFKVEGRMKSINYVATVIKAYRHAMDYYLINGFNNDNANEQAMLNVARKELKSAENRLTKKGFVHGQPGIDAMLYHEEERKISQSFAFIVDEVLNDGYVKVTCKNNFKKDQEYIIYGPNFKFEQIKIISLLDHNKQEVDVARDPMGIYYLKFDQNYDLIKNSIGHIKKTLEL, encoded by the coding sequence ATGAAATACGAATTGTTAGCTCCAGCAGGAGATGTCCAAAAAGCAATGTTTGCCATTGACTATGGCGCAGATGCTGTTTTTTTAGGTGCCAAGGCTTATTCATTAAGATCTAGTGCTAGTAACTTCTTTTTTAAAGACATCAAAGAAATTGTTGATTATGCTCATGAACGTAATAAAAAGATCTATATTACGGTTAATGTAGTATGTCATAACCCTTTAGTAAAGGGTTATGCTAACTTTATTAAAAGTTTGGCAGAAACGGGTGTTGATGGTTTGATTGTGGCTGATCCATTTATTATTCATCACACAAGAAAACATTTTCCCAATTTAGATTTACACTTATCAACTCAACAAAGTGTAACTAATTCTAAATCAGCATTATTTTGAAAAAATAATGGTTTAACCAGAGTGGTTTTAGCCAGAGAAGTAACCATGAATGAACTTGAATTATTAATGAAAAACCTTAATAACCAAGTAGAAATCGAATATTTCATTCACGGTGCTGTTTGTATTGCATTTAGCGGTCGTTGTATGATGTCAAACAACTGATCATTACGTGATGCAAACGTTGGTGGTTGTGCTCAATCTTGTCGTTGAAAATATGATTTAAAAGATGAAAACAACGAACAATATTCAGATTCATTTACGATGTCACCAAAAGATATGGCATTAATTGATGAAATTAAAAAGCTAATGGAATTGGGCGTTGCTTCATTCAAAGTTGAAGGAAGAATGAAATCAATTAACTATGTAGCAACCGTAATCAAAGCTTATCGTCATGCTATGGATTATTATTTAATCAACGGATTTAATAATGATAATGCTAATGAACAAGCAATGTTAAATGTGGCCAGAAAAGAATTAAAATCAGCCGAAAATCGTTTAACTAAAAAAGGTTTTGTTCATGGACAACCAGGTATTGATGCGATGCTTTATCACGAAGAAGAACGCAAAATATCACAATCATTTGCTTTCATTGTTGATGAAGTTTTAAATGATGGTTATGTCAAAGTTACTTGTAAAAACAACTTTAAAAAAGATCAAGAATATATTATTTATGGCCCTAATTTTAAATTTGAACAAATCAAAATTATTTCATTATTAGACCATAATAAACAAGAAGTTGATGTGGCAAGAGATCCAATGGGAATTTATTATTTAAAATTTGATCAAAACTATGATCTAATTAAAAATAGCATTGGACACATAAAAAAAACCTTGGAGCTTTAA
- the rpsT gene encoding 30S ribosomal protein S20 — MANIKANEKSYRQNQKANLLTKGFKTALKNQIKKTKVSKDKKDADKIYSLADKLAKNSRISKNKARRIKSKAARWTNAQAASN, encoded by the coding sequence ATGGCTAATATTAAAGCAAACGAAAAGAGCTATCGTCAAAACCAAAAAGCTAATTTATTAACTAAAGGTTTCAAAACAGCATTAAAAAACCAAATTAAGAAAACTAAGGTTTCTAAAGATAAAAAAGATGCTGATAAGATTTACTCATTAGCAGACAAATTAGCTAAAAACAGTCGTATTTCTAAAAACAAAGCTCGTCGTATTAAATCAAAAGCTGCTAGATGAACTAACGCACAAGCAGCTAGTAACTAA
- a CDS encoding DUF5385 domain-containing protein — protein MINSQWVFIILLVIIPIGMISYFLYKRKKAKGGGDFVGRTKEERRNEVWKTIKRFLQDNEMRGREIMYSFVAKRPSANDDRKIYKKFKQETKQYLAEHKLSKKEKKEYIKKRNKEMARERYCIYFQTLDAKTRNVFDPMIIEAEVTSIPAQRRGEAPERKILINGLQDFKKEFAWIEPLKNKEDARLKKAEDERLRKLEKKRIRQEARMAKKEAKLKNKI, from the coding sequence ATGATTAATTCGCAATGAGTGTTCATCATATTGTTGGTTATTATTCCAATAGGTATGATTTCTTATTTTCTTTATAAAAGAAAAAAAGCAAAAGGCGGTGGTGATTTTGTTGGTAGAACAAAAGAAGAAAGACGCAATGAAGTTTGGAAAACAATAAAGCGTTTTTTACAAGATAATGAGATGCGTGGTCGTGAAATCATGTATTCTTTTGTTGCCAAAAGACCATCAGCTAATGATGATCGTAAGATATACAAAAAGTTCAAACAAGAAACTAAGCAATATTTAGCTGAACACAAATTATCTAAAAAAGAAAAGAAGGAATACATTAAAAAACGAAATAAAGAAATGGCTCGTGAACGTTATTGTATTTATTTCCAAACACTAGATGCAAAAACAAGAAATGTTTTTGATCCGATGATTATTGAGGCTGAAGTGACATCAATTCCAGCTCAAAGACGTGGTGAAGCTCCTGAACGTAAAATTTTGATTAATGGTTTGCAAGATTTTAAAAAAGAGTTTGCTTGAATTGAACCACTTAAAAATAAAGAAGATGCTCGCTTAAAGAAAGCCGAAGATGAACGTTTAAGAAAACTAGAAAAGAAACGAATTCGTCAAGAAGCAAGAATGGCTAAAAAAGAAGCAAAGCTTAAAAATAAAATTTAA
- the fmt gene encoding methionyl-tRNA formyltransferase encodes MDKKRIAFFGTTELSLACLKALLSDNSFDIIAIIAPPDRVDLRNKKNKLNPVKQFCLEQNLVLHQPEKLSMFYEELKQMNLDLGVCIAYGQFIPKQVLELFPDGILNVHPSKLPLLRGGAPIHHAIINGFDKTAISIMKLDEKMDHGPMYAQLDLDINPDWNHDDLNAEIIAKSPHFLISTIKNIFEKNLKPIEQNHDQFTLGLNIKKEEEHLDLSLDAASFVNWQKGLWSTPGGYLIYDNQRVKIAHAKIIDNQTINNDELVGLIYKIDATGIYVYLKKGSIAITKYLLPSKKVADIKQSINGNLLFKLNHKFE; translated from the coding sequence ATGGATAAAAAACGAATTGCCTTTTTTGGAACAACAGAATTATCCCTAGCGTGCTTAAAAGCACTGCTAAGTGATAATTCTTTTGATATTATAGCGATCATAGCACCACCAGATCGTGTTGATTTAAGAAATAAAAAGAATAAATTAAATCCAGTTAAACAATTTTGCTTGGAGCAAAATTTAGTGCTGCATCAACCAGAAAAACTATCAATGTTTTATGAAGAATTAAAACAAATGAATTTAGATCTTGGGGTATGCATTGCTTATGGTCAATTTATTCCCAAGCAAGTTTTAGAATTATTTCCTGATGGAATCTTGAATGTTCATCCATCAAAATTACCTTTATTAAGAGGTGGTGCACCGATCCACCACGCGATTATTAATGGCTTTGATAAGACAGCAATTTCAATCATGAAGTTGGATGAAAAAATGGATCACGGACCAATGTATGCACAACTAGATTTAGATATCAATCCTGATTGGAACCATGATGATTTAAATGCAGAAATTATCGCAAAATCTCCACATTTTTTAATTTCAACAATTAAAAATATTTTTGAAAAAAACCTAAAACCAATTGAACAAAATCATGATCAATTTACATTAGGTTTAAACATTAAAAAAGAAGAAGAACATTTAGATTTATCACTAGATGCAGCCAGTTTTGTCAACTGACAAAAAGGATTGTGATCTACTCCTGGTGGTTATCTTATTTATGACAATCAACGAGTAAAAATTGCACACGCAAAAATAATTGATAATCAAACAATTAACAATGATGAATTAGTTGGTTTGATTTATAAAATTGATGCAACAGGAATTTATGTTTATCTAAAAAAAGGTAGTATTGCTATTACTAAATACTTATTACCATCTAAAAAAGTAGCTGACATCAAACAATCAATTAATGGAAACTTATTATTTAAACTAAATCACAAATTTGAATAA
- a CDS encoding DUF2779 domain-containing protein produces the protein MSSQKTIFKKTDFLNTFTRPKSLWRFNDTEIISLVQSELGLSNDNYDDLQETLEDEQPTLIDFDKIDFLTQEEKTTDEPLIFEITKLREKANEYIKRKILVQETDYGNLSDDNIEYQQKQIEDIVCVDVFDKKENQTILRIIDFSEFAKTPIVSSARLHEIIKNHDYSSSKLLILNGVYLNEKPNYYLQTSVQGILFEAISNSNRIRANLYTLKNSTGTKRKDVVSYYYDFQILTTLGYEISEWNIVLVKYGLSKRNDVHFTTTNYICFSKSGAPLTKPLKDALPKNKDYFDRDLIDGKAKFKRSGYYELSKDYAELNSSAQPPFVDLLDLFTVEFDQNNKEEKKIYKFQTEDLLEVRNAFNTVFDELLTIEQSSTMKLEISNQYWSPFFDNMNATVIKYALGKKYFEPFLLSGNVFNNTKFFDKNSHLFFPLENQKHQPFSIADFMNYVSANHETLKPTNYFETYKKVYKPEIRDTYVYDQARQEFAKLKDKKVYFDFESICHLFAPMDDVLPNMQIVTQNSYIIDKNDGTDLVCFNDVIDPQKLDVNWFIKIINDLHQGPDYSYVVYNATFERSRLYEMASYIERFKKYYPDAFNNKEDLNTDFFAKVREIDENLFDLAIFFNLHNKLLVVRSLNGFSSIKKVLLLTTDKNRKQAKAVDYATLNVRRGDIAQKLTAKRFLGLVSDQEWDEIKVDLATYCENDVRSMVAVEHYIRDLLASN, from the coding sequence ATGAGCAGTCAAAAAACAATCTTTAAAAAAACTGATTTTTTAAATACATTCACTCGTCCTAAATCTTTATGAAGATTTAATGACACAGAAATTATTTCATTAGTTCAATCAGAACTAGGTTTAAGTAATGATAATTATGATGATTTACAAGAAACTTTAGAGGATGAACAACCCACATTAATTGACTTTGATAAAATTGACTTCTTAACTCAAGAAGAAAAAACAACAGACGAACCGCTTATTTTTGAAATTACCAAACTAAGAGAAAAAGCTAATGAATATATTAAAAGAAAAATCTTAGTTCAAGAAACTGATTATGGTAATTTGTCTGATGACAATATTGAGTATCAACAAAAGCAAATTGAAGATATAGTTTGTGTTGATGTTTTTGATAAAAAAGAAAACCAAACAATTCTTAGAATTATTGATTTTAGTGAGTTTGCTAAAACACCAATTGTTTCAAGTGCTAGACTTCATGAAATTATCAAAAATCACGATTATTCTTCGTCAAAATTGTTAATTCTTAACGGTGTTTATCTTAATGAAAAACCGAATTATTATTTACAAACATCAGTTCAGGGAATATTGTTTGAAGCAATTAGTAATTCTAATAGAATTAGAGCCAATTTATACACTTTAAAAAACTCAACTGGAACAAAAAGAAAAGATGTTGTTAGTTATTATTATGACTTTCAAATTCTTACAACATTAGGTTATGAAATCTCTGAATGAAACATTGTTTTGGTTAAATACGGTTTATCTAAAAGAAATGATGTTCATTTTACGACAACAAATTATATTTGCTTCAGCAAATCTGGTGCGCCACTTACCAAACCACTAAAAGATGCTTTACCTAAAAATAAGGATTATTTTGATCGAGATTTAATTGATGGTAAGGCAAAATTTAAACGAAGTGGTTATTATGAATTAAGTAAAGATTATGCTGAATTAAATTCATCAGCACAACCACCATTTGTTGATTTATTAGACTTATTTACCGTAGAATTTGATCAAAATAACAAAGAAGAAAAGAAAATTTATAAGTTTCAAACAGAAGATTTATTAGAAGTAAGAAATGCTTTTAATACAGTGTTTGATGAATTGTTAACAATTGAACAATCAAGCACAATGAAACTAGAAATATCTAATCAATACTGAAGTCCATTCTTTGATAATATGAATGCGACAGTGATTAAATATGCACTAGGTAAAAAATATTTCGAACCATTTTTATTAAGTGGTAATGTCTTTAATAATACGAAGTTTTTTGATAAAAACAGTCATTTATTCTTCCCGTTAGAAAACCAAAAACATCAGCCTTTTTCAATTGCTGACTTTATGAATTATGTTTCAGCTAACCATGAAACACTAAAACCAACAAATTATTTTGAAACATACAAAAAAGTTTATAAACCAGAAATAAGAGATACTTATGTTTATGATCAAGCAAGACAGGAATTTGCTAAATTAAAAGATAAGAAAGTTTATTTCGATTTTGAAAGTATTTGTCACCTTTTTGCACCAATGGATGATGTGCTGCCAAATATGCAAATTGTTACGCAAAATTCGTATATTATTGATAAAAATGATGGCACTGATTTAGTATGTTTTAACGATGTAATTGATCCGCAAAAATTAGATGTAAATTGGTTCATTAAAATTATTAATGATTTACATCAAGGACCTGATTATAGTTATGTTGTTTATAATGCAACTTTTGAACGATCAAGATTGTATGAAATGGCTTCATACATTGAACGATTTAAAAAATACTATCCAGATGCATTTAATAATAAAGAAGATTTAAATACTGACTTTTTTGCTAAAGTAAGAGAGATTGATGAAAACCTATTTGATTTAGCAATATTCTTCAATTTACATAACAAATTGTTAGTAGTTAGATCGCTAAACGGCTTTTCGTCAATCAAAAAGGTTTTATTATTAACAACAGATAAAAACCGTAAACAAGCAAAAGCTGTTGATTATGCAACCTTAAATGTTCGCCGTGGTGATATTGCTCAAAAACTAACAGCTAAACGTTTCTTAGGTTTAGTTAGTGATCAAGAATGAGATGAAATTAAAGTTGATTTAGCCACTTATTGTGAAAACGACGTGCGATCAA